A region of Microbacterium suwonense DNA encodes the following proteins:
- a CDS encoding LacI family DNA-binding transcriptional regulator produces MTTIHQVAEAAGVSISTVSYALSGKRPVSEKTRRRIEEAAAALGYMPDAGARMLAGRRTHIFALTEPLRADTHAPTHMAFVLATSIAARRHGYDVLLLTDEQASVGMSRVASSRLVDAILVLDVAPDDARVEIARSIRTPTIFIGLPDDAEGLTCVDIDFEAAGRLAVDRLADAGHTAITLLGQPAVSYRTSNFSRRLRRGVESGAQARDIALETTCSGELATDAGVVRAVVEAALARGDRAFVVHTVTDAHEVLLSVLADHGLRVGHDVSVVSAATAFDTSDLRTPLDTIPLVPSQSCDLAVEIALHRLEDRTSSPRIHLIPPEYHPAGSVRTLADR; encoded by the coding sequence ATGACGACGATCCACCAGGTGGCCGAGGCCGCTGGCGTGTCGATCAGCACCGTCTCGTATGCGCTGAGCGGCAAGCGACCCGTGTCGGAGAAGACACGCCGGCGCATTGAGGAGGCCGCAGCAGCACTGGGCTACATGCCCGATGCCGGTGCCCGGATGCTCGCGGGGCGCCGGACGCACATCTTCGCCCTCACCGAACCGCTGCGCGCCGACACCCATGCCCCCACGCACATGGCCTTCGTGCTCGCGACGTCGATCGCCGCACGCAGGCACGGCTACGACGTGCTGCTGCTGACCGATGAACAGGCATCCGTGGGCATGAGCCGCGTCGCATCGAGCCGGCTGGTGGACGCCATCCTCGTGCTCGATGTCGCACCCGACGATGCCCGGGTCGAGATCGCCCGCTCCATCCGCACGCCGACGATCTTCATCGGCCTTCCCGACGACGCCGAAGGACTCACCTGCGTCGACATCGACTTCGAGGCCGCTGGGCGACTGGCCGTCGACCGGCTCGCAGATGCCGGGCACACCGCGATCACCCTGCTCGGCCAGCCCGCCGTCTCATACCGCACCTCCAATTTCTCCCGCCGTCTGCGGCGCGGCGTCGAGTCGGGCGCGCAGGCACGCGACATCGCACTGGAGACGACGTGCTCGGGCGAGCTCGCGACGGATGCCGGCGTCGTGCGCGCCGTCGTGGAGGCGGCTCTTGCTCGCGGCGATCGCGCCTTCGTCGTGCACACCGTGACCGATGCGCATGAGGTGCTGCTCTCCGTGCTGGCCGACCACGGCCTCCGCGTCGGTCACGACGTCTCGGTGGTCTCCGCCGCGACCGCTTTCGATACCTCGGATCTGCGCACTCCGCTCGACACGATCCCTCTCGTGCCCAGCCAGTCCTGCGATCTCGCGGTCGAGATCGCACTGCACCGCCTCGAGGACAGGACTTCCTCGCCCCGCATCCACCTGATCCCACCTGAATACCACCCCGCCGGGTCGGTCCGCACACTCGCGGATCGATGA
- a CDS encoding carbohydrate ABC transporter permease yields MTLITRPRRTALPPEQPAIPQGKGGTSAYWIYLLPGFVLLLVIVLVPLGWNVYLTFQKWRGVRAPEFIGLANWQKLFTDEDFWTSFTNSVWMIVAMVVVPTILGLLVAALLFDVVGRKFGGRVASFLRATYYLPQILPVVVAGIVIGWIVRPDRDGALNQMLGWLGIPAVDWLGQMPSALIVLMVVMVWVQLGYPVVIFMAALQRVDPELYEAAELDGANWAQRFRAITVSIIRPEIFVVTLTCTIAALKVFGPVYVITRGGPAGATLVPAYYAYQEFFTKRNIGYGATIATVLTVVVVIVSIVFIRVQNSMEQKERAGL; encoded by the coding sequence ATGACTCTCATCACACGGCCCAGACGGACGGCGCTGCCGCCCGAGCAACCGGCGATCCCGCAGGGCAAGGGCGGCACGAGTGCCTACTGGATCTACCTGCTGCCCGGCTTCGTGCTGCTGCTGGTGATCGTGCTCGTCCCGCTGGGCTGGAACGTGTACCTCACCTTCCAGAAATGGCGGGGTGTGCGTGCACCGGAGTTCATCGGACTGGCGAACTGGCAGAAGCTCTTCACCGACGAGGACTTCTGGACCTCGTTCACCAACTCGGTCTGGATGATCGTCGCCATGGTTGTCGTGCCCACGATCCTGGGCCTGCTGGTGGCTGCGCTGCTGTTCGATGTCGTGGGCCGCAAGTTCGGCGGTCGTGTCGCCAGCTTCCTGCGCGCCACGTACTATCTGCCGCAGATCCTCCCCGTCGTGGTCGCCGGTATCGTGATCGGCTGGATCGTGCGCCCCGACCGCGACGGCGCCCTCAACCAGATGCTCGGCTGGCTGGGCATCCCCGCCGTCGACTGGCTCGGCCAGATGCCCTCGGCGCTGATCGTGCTCATGGTCGTGATGGTGTGGGTGCAGCTGGGCTACCCGGTGGTGATCTTCATGGCAGCGCTGCAGCGTGTGGATCCCGAGCTGTACGAGGCAGCCGAACTCGACGGCGCCAACTGGGCGCAGCGCTTCCGCGCGATCACCGTCAGCATCATCCGTCCAGAGATCTTCGTCGTCACCCTCACGTGCACCATCGCCGCGCTCAAGGTGTTCGGCCCGGTGTACGTCATCACCCGCGGCGGCCCCGCCGGTGCCACGCTCGTCCCGGCCTACTACGCGTACCAGGAGTTCTTCACCAAGCGGAACATCGGCTACGGCGCGACCATCGCGACCGTGCTCACCGTCGTCGTGGTGATCGTGTCGATCGTCTTCATCCGCGTGCAGAACTCCATGGAGCAGAAGGAGAGGGCGGGACTGTGA
- a CDS encoding NUDIX hydrolase, whose protein sequence is MPDIRVSAAVIVDHAGRVLVVRKQGTTRFMQPGGKPEPGETAAETLIRELDEELSLRVDESDLEPLGTFVSAAANEPGHRVIADAFALRAEPDQVVVQAELAELRWLEPGDRTSVPLAPLSEEHLLAFAWR, encoded by the coding sequence ATGCCTGACATCCGGGTGAGCGCCGCCGTCATCGTCGATCATGCCGGCCGCGTGCTCGTGGTCCGCAAGCAGGGCACGACGCGCTTCATGCAGCCCGGCGGCAAACCCGAGCCGGGCGAGACAGCGGCCGAGACGCTGATCCGCGAGCTGGACGAGGAGCTGTCCCTGCGCGTGGACGAGTCCGATCTCGAGCCGTTGGGCACCTTCGTCTCCGCGGCCGCCAACGAACCCGGTCATCGGGTGATCGCCGATGCGTTCGCGCTGCGCGCCGAGCCCGATCAGGTCGTCGTGCAGGCCGAGCTCGCCGAGCTGCGCTGGCTGGAGCCCGGCGACCGCACCAGCGTGCCACTGGCGCCGCTCAGCGAGGAGCACCTGCTGGCGTTCGCCTGGCGCTGA
- a CDS encoding L,D-transpeptidase, whose translation MTDLISGPGTDAIPSSFVDDALPPHDGHPVEWAPAEPAPRKRRLGLWIGLGAGALALAAAGASLILIAPGTTVAGVPVGGMTPGMASAAISSRLASTEVELTGAGAGATLTGTDLGASVDAGALAEQAFADRPLWNLGSWMGDPIGAEVSLDPTAAERALRAAVPSSYIDPVDAVVAFDPASAAYTATPAASGTGISVSDLAEAFTAASDEGATTFSFSGDPTEVIPAITDEKAAATVENLNGMLAEIGFYVGDERTVPVAPEVAAKWLHIDQVDGELEITADQSAIQGMVATLPDLVNRDVVDATKVVDSKGEVLRTLVDGKDGRVLGDTTGIASAFATDLGDGKAAFELPVTSTPFETTTLFRRIEVDISEQRTYLFENEKLVDAWATSTGLPGTDTPLGHFRVFAHTAKQDMGCFEGASYCTKDVPWNTWFAPNIAFHGAYWHNNFGHRMSHGCVNLPPRIAKQVYDWSPEGLEVWVHS comes from the coding sequence GTGACCGATCTGATCTCCGGTCCCGGCACGGATGCGATCCCGTCCTCCTTCGTGGACGACGCTCTGCCGCCGCACGACGGTCACCCCGTGGAGTGGGCGCCGGCTGAGCCGGCACCGCGCAAGCGTCGCCTGGGGCTGTGGATCGGCCTCGGAGCGGGCGCACTGGCACTCGCGGCCGCAGGGGCCTCCCTGATCCTCATCGCACCCGGCACCACCGTCGCCGGCGTGCCGGTGGGAGGAATGACGCCGGGCATGGCATCCGCCGCGATCAGCAGCCGTCTGGCATCGACCGAAGTGGAGCTGACCGGCGCGGGTGCAGGCGCCACCCTGACCGGCACCGACCTCGGCGCCAGCGTGGATGCCGGCGCCCTGGCCGAGCAGGCGTTCGCCGATCGGCCGCTCTGGAACCTCGGCTCCTGGATGGGCGATCCGATCGGCGCCGAGGTGAGCCTGGATCCGACCGCCGCCGAGCGTGCGCTGCGCGCAGCCGTCCCCTCGAGCTACATCGATCCGGTGGACGCCGTGGTCGCGTTCGACCCGGCATCCGCCGCCTACACCGCCACACCCGCCGCGTCGGGCACCGGCATCTCGGTCTCGGATCTTGCGGAGGCGTTCACAGCAGCGTCGGACGAGGGCGCCACGACATTCTCGTTCTCGGGGGATCCCACCGAGGTGATCCCGGCGATCACCGATGAGAAGGCTGCGGCGACCGTCGAGAACCTCAACGGGATGCTCGCCGAGATCGGCTTCTACGTCGGAGACGAGCGCACAGTTCCGGTCGCCCCTGAGGTCGCGGCGAAGTGGCTCCACATCGACCAGGTCGACGGAGAGCTCGAGATCACGGCCGATCAGTCCGCCATCCAGGGCATGGTCGCCACGCTGCCCGATCTCGTCAACCGCGACGTCGTCGACGCGACGAAGGTCGTCGATTCGAAGGGCGAGGTGCTGCGTACCCTCGTCGACGGCAAGGACGGCAGAGTGCTCGGCGACACCACCGGCATCGCATCGGCCTTCGCCACCGATCTCGGCGATGGCAAGGCCGCGTTCGAGCTGCCCGTGACCTCCACCCCGTTCGAGACCACGACGCTGTTCCGGCGCATCGAGGTCGACATCAGCGAGCAGCGCACCTATCTGTTCGAGAACGAGAAGCTCGTCGACGCCTGGGCGACCTCGACCGGCCTGCCGGGCACCGACACGCCGCTCGGGCACTTCCGAGTGTTCGCCCACACCGCCAAGCAGGACATGGGCTGTTTCGAAGGAGCCTCGTACTGCACCAAGGACGTGCCGTGGAACACCTGGTTCGCGCCGAACATCGCCTTCCACGGTGCTTACTGGCACAACAACTTCGGCCACCGCATGAGTCACGGCTGCGTCAACCTCCCGCCACGCATCGCCAAGCAGGTCTACGACTGGTCGCCGGAAGGCCTCGAGGTCTGGGTGCACAGCTGA
- a CDS encoding carbohydrate ABC transporter permease, whose protein sequence is MSATTAIVTGKPTRPRGGMTRKQPIDWLMLALVVIGAVLVLIPFYLVLVNSFKSPVDYATSGPLALPHELDFTGISAFWERVNFPEKVWNSILISGVVSVLAVFISMLNAFAIGIGRIRGRSWIVLLFLMANLLPQEALLYPLYYMFKSIGLYDNVWSVIIVFTVIQAAFGTYLLSSVYGTFPKEVLEAASIDGAGRWQILWRVVFPISRPTLSVLLIFFFIWTWNEFLIPLTFLASNANQTVPVAISVLQGDRLMDVTTTSASALLGIIPTLIFFLIFQRTLTRGITAGAVK, encoded by the coding sequence GTGAGTGCCACCACCGCGATCGTCACGGGCAAGCCGACCCGCCCCCGCGGCGGCATGACCCGCAAGCAGCCCATCGACTGGCTGATGCTGGCGTTGGTCGTCATCGGCGCCGTGCTCGTGCTGATCCCCTTCTATCTCGTCTTGGTCAACTCCTTCAAATCGCCCGTGGACTATGCCACTTCCGGCCCGCTGGCGCTGCCGCACGAGCTCGACTTCACCGGCATCTCGGCGTTCTGGGAGCGGGTGAACTTCCCCGAGAAGGTGTGGAACTCCATCCTCATCTCGGGAGTCGTCTCGGTTCTTGCGGTGTTCATCTCCATGCTCAACGCCTTCGCGATCGGCATCGGCCGCATCCGTGGCCGCAGCTGGATCGTGCTGCTGTTCCTGATGGCCAACCTGCTCCCGCAGGAGGCGCTGCTGTACCCGCTGTACTACATGTTCAAGAGCATCGGCCTCTACGACAACGTCTGGTCGGTGATCATCGTGTTCACCGTCATCCAGGCCGCCTTCGGCACCTACCTGCTCTCGTCGGTGTACGGCACCTTCCCGAAGGAGGTGCTCGAGGCCGCCTCGATCGATGGCGCCGGGCGCTGGCAGATCCTGTGGCGGGTGGTCTTCCCGATCAGCCGCCCGACCCTGTCGGTGCTGCTCATCTTCTTCTTCATCTGGACGTGGAACGAGTTCCTCATCCCGCTGACCTTCCTCGCGTCGAACGCCAACCAGACCGTCCCCGTGGCGATCAGCGTGCTGCAGGGCGACCGCCTCATGGACGTCACGACCACGAGCGCGTCCGCACTGCTGGGCATCATCCCGACGCTCATCTTCTTCCTCATCTTCCAGCGCACGCTCACACGCGGCATCACGGCAGGAGCAGTCAAGTAA
- a CDS encoding NADP-dependent isocitrate dehydrogenase — translation MTDDAIIYTHTDEAPALATASFLPIIKAFTGQAGIEVQTRDISLAGRILATFPQKLTPEQQVGDALAELGGLATLPEANIIKLPNISASIPQLKAAIAELQQKGFDIPDFPDEPKTLEEKDVRARYDKIKGSAVNPVLREGNSDRRAPLAVKNYAKKHPHRNKPFAEGSKTRVATMGHDDFKHNERSWVAAHDDTLSFRHVAADGTITVLKDGLKVLPREIIDATFLSAKDLDAFLAETLEAAKADDVLYSVHLKATMMKVSDPIIFGHVVKAFFKDVFAQYGQQLAEAGLNANNGLGGILSGLSDIAGGDEIAAAFERAIADGPRLSYVNSDKGITNLHVPSDVIVDASMPALVRNGGKLWGADGGEADTIAVIPDSSYAGVYQAVIDDVIANGPLDPAVIGTVPNVGLMAQAAEEYGSHDKTFEISSAGVVQILDSDGTVLISHEVGAGDIWRATQTKHIPVMDWVKLAVTRARATDVPAVFWLDANRSHDAQIIAKVHQGLATLDTKGLTIMILAPEDATRYTLARMRQGLDTISVTGNVLRDYLTDLFPILEVGTSAKMLSIVPLLAGGGLFETGAGGSAPKHVQQLIAEDYLRWDSLGEFFALAASLEHFADRTGNEKARVLAETLDAATGTFLEEDRSPGRALGTIDNRGSHFYLGLYWAQELAKQTKDADLAAAFGPIAATLAENEQKIVDELNAVQGKSADIGGYYRPDADKVEAVMRPSATLNGVIDALS, via the coding sequence GTGACCGACGACGCCATCATCTACACCCACACAGACGAGGCGCCGGCTCTGGCCACCGCGTCCTTCCTGCCGATCATCAAGGCCTTCACCGGCCAGGCGGGCATCGAGGTGCAGACGCGCGACATCTCGCTGGCGGGTCGCATCCTGGCGACCTTCCCGCAGAAGCTCACTCCCGAGCAGCAGGTCGGCGATGCGCTGGCCGAGCTCGGCGGCCTCGCCACGCTTCCCGAGGCGAACATCATCAAGCTGCCGAACATCTCGGCATCCATCCCGCAGCTGAAGGCCGCGATCGCCGAGCTCCAGCAGAAGGGCTTCGACATCCCGGACTTCCCGGACGAGCCGAAGACCCTCGAGGAGAAGGACGTCCGCGCACGCTACGACAAGATCAAGGGCTCCGCCGTCAACCCGGTGCTGCGCGAGGGCAACAGCGACCGCCGCGCTCCGCTGGCAGTGAAGAACTACGCGAAGAAGCACCCGCATCGCAACAAGCCCTTTGCGGAGGGCTCGAAGACCCGAGTCGCGACCATGGGTCACGATGACTTCAAGCACAACGAGCGCTCCTGGGTGGCCGCGCACGATGACACGCTCAGCTTCCGTCATGTCGCCGCCGACGGCACGATCACGGTGCTCAAGGACGGGCTGAAGGTGCTGCCGCGCGAGATCATCGACGCGACGTTCCTGTCCGCGAAGGATCTCGATGCGTTCCTGGCGGAGACGCTCGAGGCAGCGAAGGCCGACGACGTGCTCTACTCGGTGCACCTCAAGGCCACCATGATGAAGGTCAGCGACCCGATCATCTTCGGTCACGTCGTGAAGGCGTTCTTCAAGGACGTCTTCGCCCAGTACGGTCAACAGCTGGCCGAGGCCGGGCTGAATGCGAACAACGGGCTCGGCGGCATCCTCTCGGGGCTGTCCGACATCGCCGGCGGCGACGAGATCGCGGCGGCGTTCGAGCGCGCGATCGCCGACGGGCCGCGCCTGTCGTACGTGAACTCCGACAAGGGCATCACCAACCTGCACGTGCCCAGCGACGTGATCGTCGATGCGTCGATGCCGGCCCTGGTGCGCAACGGCGGCAAGCTGTGGGGTGCCGACGGCGGCGAGGCCGACACCATCGCGGTCATCCCGGACTCGTCCTACGCGGGTGTCTACCAGGCCGTGATCGACGATGTCATCGCGAACGGCCCGCTGGACCCCGCCGTCATCGGCACCGTGCCGAACGTGGGGCTGATGGCGCAGGCCGCGGAGGAGTACGGCAGCCACGACAAGACGTTCGAGATCTCCTCGGCGGGCGTGGTGCAGATCCTCGACAGCGACGGCACCGTGCTGATCTCGCACGAGGTCGGCGCGGGCGACATCTGGCGCGCCACACAGACCAAGCACATCCCGGTGATGGACTGGGTCAAGCTCGCGGTCACCCGGGCCCGCGCGACCGACGTGCCCGCCGTGTTCTGGCTGGATGCGAACCGCTCGCACGACGCGCAGATCATCGCCAAGGTGCACCAGGGGCTCGCCACGCTCGACACCAAGGGACTGACGATCATGATCCTCGCCCCCGAGGACGCCACCCGTTACACGCTCGCCCGCATGCGTCAGGGACTGGACACCATCTCGGTCACCGGCAACGTGCTGCGCGACTACCTGACCGACCTGTTCCCGATCCTCGAGGTCGGCACCAGCGCCAAGATGCTCTCGATCGTGCCGCTGCTGGCCGGCGGTGGGCTGTTCGAGACCGGTGCGGGCGGCTCCGCGCCCAAGCACGTGCAGCAGTTGATCGCCGAGGACTACCTGCGCTGGGACTCGCTGGGCGAGTTCTTCGCTCTCGCCGCATCGCTCGAGCACTTCGCCGATCGCACCGGCAACGAGAAGGCGCGGGTGCTCGCCGAGACCCTGGATGCGGCGACCGGCACCTTCCTCGAAGAGGACCGCTCTCCCGGCCGCGCCCTGGGCACGATCGACAACCGGGGCAGCCACTTCTACCTGGGGCTGTACTGGGCGCAGGAGCTGGCGAAGCAGACCAAGGATGCCGATCTCGCGGCGGCCTTCGGCCCGATCGCCGCGACCCTGGCAGAGAACGAGCAGAAGATCGTCGACGAGCTCAATGCCGTGCAGGGCAAGTCCGCCGACATCGGCGGCTACTACCGTCCGGACGCCGACAAGGTCGAGGCCGTCATGCGCCCGTCCGCCACGCTGAACGGCGTGATCGACGCGCTGTCCTGA
- a CDS encoding YrdB family protein → MSQDSVVDGGVRRAALTPLDLIRVVVLLVALATFALWGFGSWLMPWNIVVGIGAPVLTLLVWALFLSPRPVLHLHPFLRAVVELLIYAAVTLAWWSLGQAWVGIAFAVVAVAAGVIAGRRTLA, encoded by the coding sequence ATGTCCCAGGATTCCGTCGTCGACGGCGGCGTGCGTCGCGCCGCCCTGACTCCGCTCGATCTGATCCGCGTCGTCGTGCTGCTCGTCGCGCTGGCCACCTTCGCACTGTGGGGGTTCGGATCCTGGCTTATGCCCTGGAACATCGTGGTCGGGATCGGCGCTCCGGTTCTGACGCTGCTGGTATGGGCGCTGTTCCTCTCCCCTCGGCCGGTGCTGCATCTGCATCCGTTTCTGCGTGCCGTCGTCGAACTGCTGATCTACGCCGCCGTGACCCTCGCCTGGTGGTCGCTCGGGCAGGCGTGGGTCGGCATCGCCTTCGCCGTGGTGGCCGTGGCGGCCGGCGTCATCGCCGGGCGCCGAACCCTCGCATGA
- a CDS encoding GNAT family N-acetyltransferase, protein MSELRVVELSAATIVAVNKLSLKPGQEQYLAPVSYGIAATVVNPQTSWQRVVLDGDQVVGFVSASFNADTPDENLRNVLWRINVDADDQGRGVGRFAVKTLIDEARARGVDHVNVIYEAGDGGPEAFFRRVGFEPVGETEYAEVIAQIRVTD, encoded by the coding sequence ATGTCGGAACTGCGCGTGGTCGAACTTTCCGCGGCGACGATCGTCGCCGTCAACAAGCTGTCCCTCAAGCCCGGACAGGAGCAGTACCTGGCTCCGGTGTCGTACGGCATCGCCGCCACGGTCGTCAACCCGCAGACCTCCTGGCAGCGGGTCGTTCTCGACGGCGATCAGGTGGTCGGCTTCGTGAGTGCGAGCTTCAACGCCGACACGCCCGACGAGAACCTCCGAAATGTGCTGTGGCGCATCAACGTCGATGCCGACGACCAGGGGCGCGGTGTCGGGCGCTTCGCCGTGAAGACTCTGATCGACGAGGCCCGTGCGCGGGGCGTCGATCACGTGAACGTGATCTACGAGGCAGGCGACGGGGGTCCCGAGGCGTTCTTCCGCCGCGTCGGATTCGAGCCTGTCGGCGAGACCGAATATGCCGAGGTCATCGCGCAGATCCGAGTCACGGACTGA
- a CDS encoding ABC transporter substrate-binding protein, whose product MGKAWNEAITVFEKETGAKVEFEEKSFEQIQKTASQVLDTDAAPDLMEFNKGNATAGFLASTGLISDISDAVDEYGWGDKLAPSLQTTAKYTDDGVMGGDTWYGVPNYGEFVGVYYNEDAFADAGLEIPTSYDEFVDVLDAFVAKGITPLAEAGAEYPLGQLWYQLALLKGDRGFVDDYQLYKSPVDWQGPVITSATETLKEYVDKGYIADDVSSIKAEDAGVSFINGTAPIFVSGSWWFGRFVAEATDFDWTMTAFPGADLSLGSSGNLWVVPENAANKELAYKFIDITMRPEIQAIIGNNGGLPVAANPDDITDEKSAELIATFNGILDKDGLSFYPDWPAPGFYDVIVQQLQGLITGVKDVEETDAGLGKAYDEGTADFR is encoded by the coding sequence ATGGGCAAAGCCTGGAACGAGGCCATCACCGTGTTCGAGAAGGAGACCGGTGCGAAGGTCGAGTTCGAGGAGAAGTCCTTCGAGCAGATCCAGAAGACGGCCAGCCAGGTGCTCGACACCGACGCGGCTCCCGACCTGATGGAGTTCAACAAGGGCAACGCGACCGCCGGCTTCCTTGCCTCGACGGGTCTGATCTCCGACATCTCGGATGCCGTGGACGAGTACGGCTGGGGCGACAAGCTCGCCCCGTCGCTGCAGACCACGGCGAAGTACACCGACGACGGCGTGATGGGCGGCGACACCTGGTACGGCGTGCCGAACTACGGCGAGTTCGTGGGCGTCTACTACAACGAGGACGCCTTCGCCGACGCCGGACTGGAGATCCCCACCAGCTACGACGAGTTCGTCGACGTGCTCGATGCGTTCGTCGCCAAGGGCATCACCCCTCTCGCCGAGGCCGGCGCCGAGTATCCGCTCGGCCAGCTCTGGTACCAGCTCGCGCTGCTCAAGGGCGACCGCGGCTTCGTCGACGACTACCAGCTCTACAAGAGCCCCGTCGACTGGCAGGGCCCCGTGATCACCTCCGCGACCGAGACGCTCAAGGAGTACGTCGACAAGGGCTACATCGCCGACGACGTCTCCTCGATCAAGGCCGAGGACGCCGGAGTCTCGTTCATCAACGGCACCGCGCCGATCTTCGTGTCGGGCTCGTGGTGGTTCGGGCGATTCGTCGCCGAGGCGACCGACTTCGACTGGACGATGACGGCCTTCCCCGGAGCCGACCTGTCGCTCGGCTCCTCGGGCAATCTCTGGGTCGTCCCCGAGAACGCCGCGAACAAGGAGCTGGCGTACAAGTTCATCGACATCACCATGCGCCCCGAGATCCAGGCCATCATCGGCAACAACGGCGGCCTTCCCGTGGCGGCGAACCCGGATGACATCACCGACGAGAAGAGCGCCGAGCTGATCGCGACGTTCAACGGCATCCTCGACAAGGACGGACTGTCGTTCTACCCGGACTGGCCCGCACCCGGCTTCTACGACGTCATCGTGCAGCAGTTGCAGGGTCTGATCACCGGCGTCAAGGACGTCGAGGAAACCGACGCCGGCCTCGGCAAGGCGTACGACGAAGGAACCGCGGACTTCCGCTGA
- a CDS encoding glucosamine-6-phosphate deaminase — translation MAEVVIVENKEIAGALVADEIVRLIDTVAEPVLGLATGSTPLPVYEALRGRLSGHDVSHLRGFALDEYVGIDPEHPESYRSVITREVIEPLGLDPALIRVPNGAIETIQHAGDDYDAAIVAAGGVDLQILGIGTDGHIGFNEPGSSFASTTRIKTLTEQTRKDNARFFDSVHDVPQHCITQGLGTILRARHLVLLAFGENKARAVAAALEGPISAMVPASAVQLHAHVTVVLDEAAASELKLADYYRYSYANKPAWQGL, via the coding sequence ATGGCTGAAGTCGTCATCGTAGAGAACAAGGAAATCGCCGGGGCGCTCGTCGCCGACGAGATCGTGCGGCTCATCGATACGGTTGCGGAACCTGTGCTGGGTCTGGCCACGGGGTCGACTCCGCTGCCGGTCTACGAGGCGCTGCGCGGACGCCTGTCGGGGCACGACGTCTCGCATCTGCGCGGGTTCGCTCTCGACGAGTACGTCGGCATCGATCCGGAGCACCCCGAGAGCTATCGCTCGGTCATCACCCGGGAGGTCATCGAACCTCTCGGCCTGGATCCCGCGCTGATCCGGGTGCCCAACGGGGCGATCGAGACGATCCAGCACGCTGGAGACGACTACGACGCGGCCATCGTCGCCGCCGGCGGCGTGGATCTGCAGATCCTCGGCATCGGCACCGACGGCCACATCGGCTTCAACGAGCCGGGCTCGTCGTTCGCATCCACCACCCGCATCAAGACACTGACCGAGCAGACCCGCAAAGACAACGCGCGTTTCTTCGACTCCGTCCACGACGTCCCGCAGCACTGCATCACGCAGGGGCTGGGCACGATCCTGCGTGCACGACACCTGGTGCTGCTCGCCTTCGGCGAGAACAAGGCGCGAGCGGTGGCCGCGGCGCTCGAAGGCCCGATCAGCGCCATGGTTCCGGCATCCGCCGTGCAGCTGCACGCGCATGTGACGGTCGTGCTCGACGAAGCGGCCGCATCTGAGTTGAAGCTCGCGGACTACTACCGCTACAGCTACGCCAACAAGCCGGCCTGGCAGGGTCTGTGA